The following proteins come from a genomic window of uncultured Fibrobacter sp.:
- a CDS encoding ATP-dependent 6-phosphofructokinase → MTQEDILNNPEKFDLSIESVGTGTLKSPMKGVPFVAESDRVSLTADIDRIKAFQEQGIEIPSLEAAGPRETIFHDPAWTRAGIVTCGGLCPGLNNVIKGLVQVLWFDYGVRNIFGIPYGYRGLNPAYGYSPIILDPDVVDAIQEDGGTILGSSRGNQDAKVMVDTLMRLNINVLFCIGGDGTLRGAHDIAEEIKKRHQPISVIGIPKTIDNDLNLIDRTFGFETAVLSATDVITSAHNEANGAFNGLGLVKLMGRDSGFIAAYAALATTVVNICLVPEVPFTLDGLFKALESRYGSGKTHAVIVVAEGAGQELFKDQPERRDASGNILKNDIGEFLTRKIKEHFDKVGKEINIKYFDPSYMVRSIPAKGTDAIFCFQLAEAAVHAGMAGKTDMVVGSMNNAFSHVPIEYAVSERKKINPNGVLWHAVLGITRQQDYFSGKGKGK, encoded by the coding sequence ATGACTCAAGAAGACATTCTGAACAACCCGGAAAAATTCGACCTTTCTATCGAATCCGTGGGAACAGGAACCCTCAAGTCCCCGATGAAGGGAGTCCCGTTTGTCGCCGAAAGCGACCGAGTAAGCCTCACCGCTGACATCGACCGCATCAAGGCGTTCCAGGAACAGGGTATTGAGATTCCGTCGCTGGAAGCGGCCGGCCCTCGTGAAACCATTTTCCATGACCCCGCCTGGACGCGTGCAGGCATCGTGACCTGCGGAGGCCTCTGCCCCGGCCTGAACAACGTGATCAAGGGTCTTGTACAGGTGCTGTGGTTCGACTACGGCGTCCGAAACATTTTCGGCATTCCCTACGGCTACCGCGGACTGAACCCCGCCTACGGATACTCCCCCATCATTCTGGATCCGGACGTAGTGGACGCCATCCAGGAAGACGGCGGCACGATTCTCGGAAGCTCCCGCGGAAACCAGGACGCGAAAGTCATGGTGGACACCCTGATGCGCCTGAACATTAACGTACTGTTCTGCATCGGTGGCGACGGAACGCTTCGCGGCGCCCACGACATCGCCGAAGAAATCAAGAAACGCCACCAGCCGATTTCGGTCATCGGAATTCCGAAGACGATCGACAACGACCTGAACCTGATTGACCGCACCTTCGGTTTCGAGACCGCAGTGCTCTCCGCAACCGACGTGATTACCAGCGCCCACAACGAAGCGAACGGCGCCTTTAACGGACTTGGACTCGTGAAACTCATGGGCCGCGACTCGGGCTTTATCGCCGCCTACGCGGCACTTGCCACGACGGTCGTGAACATCTGCCTGGTCCCCGAAGTTCCCTTTACGCTCGACGGACTTTTCAAGGCGCTCGAAAGCCGCTACGGCAGCGGAAAGACGCATGCCGTCATCGTCGTCGCCGAAGGCGCCGGACAGGAACTTTTCAAGGATCAGCCCGAACGCAGGGATGCAAGCGGCAACATCCTGAAGAACGATATCGGTGAATTCCTGACAAGAAAGATCAAGGAACATTTCGACAAGGTCGGAAAAGAAATCAACATCAAGTATTTCGACCCGAGCTACATGGTGAGAAGCATTCCCGCCAAGGGCACCGACGCCATTTTCTGTTTCCAGCTCGCCGAAGCCGCCGTACACGCAGGCATGGCCGGAAAGACCGACATGGTCGTGGGGAGCATGAACAACGCCTTTTCGCACGTGCCTATCGAATACGCCGTGAGCGAACGCAAGAAGATCAACCCGAACGGAGTCCTCTGGCACGCCGTTCTCGGTATTACGCGCCAGCAGGACTATTTCTCCGGCAAGGGCAAGGGAAAGTAG